In the Nicotiana tabacum cultivar K326 chromosome 16, ASM71507v2, whole genome shotgun sequence genome, one interval contains:
- the LOC107816317 gene encoding uncharacterized protein LOC107816317, with product MDKDTKESKYMHALPFPQKQRREKLDKQFGRFLEVFKQVHVNIHFTEVLSQMPTNAKFLKDILYKLRKEEETLVVKLTEHCSGASINLMLLSIFRKLEGEIGEIRLIHVSLQLADQTTIILERIVEDVLVWVDKFVFSVNLIVVHMEENRDVPLILRRSFKAMGRAILDIQERQLMFSVGEERLIFKMEGERGA from the exons ATGGATAAGGATACTAAGGAGAGCAAATACATGCATGCTCTACCTTTCCCCCAGAAGCAAAGAAGAGAGAAGTTGGACAAACAATTTGGGCGCTTTCTAGAAGTGTTCAAGCAAGTGCATGTGAATATACATTTTACAGAGGTGCTTTCACAGATGCCAACTAATGCTAAATTCTTGAAGGATATATTATACAAGTTGCGGAAAGAGGAAGAGACATTAGTGGTCAAGCTCACCGAGCATTGTAGTG GTGCTTCTATTAATCTCATGCTTTTGTCTATTTTCAGGAAATTAGAGGGAGAGATTGGAGAAATCAGGTTAATACATGTGTCCTTGCAGCTGGCGGATCAAACCACAATCATACTTGAAAGAATAGTAGAAGATGTGCTAGTTTGGGTAGATAAATTTGTGTTCTCTGTGAACTTGATTGTGGTACACATGGAGGAGAATAGGGATGTTCCTCTAATTTTAAGAAGATCCTTCAAGGCTATGGGTAGAGCAATTCTGGATATTCAGGAAAGGCAACTCATGTTCAGCGTAGGGGAAGAAAGGTTGATTTTCAAGATGGAAGGAGAAAGGGGGGCCTAA